The stretch of DNA AAATACAATGGACGAGGTCAGATTAGAGGATTTTGCGCTGATGGATGAAGAAACTTTTTTTGAACGGCTGTACGTCGAACACCGCAAAATGTACGTGATCGCTTTCAGCTACCTGGGAACGGAAACGGACGCGCTGGAAGTGGTGCAGGAAGCGTCATGCCGGGCATGGATGAAGCGCAAAAAGCTTAAGGACGAGCAATCCTTTACGCCCTGGCTGATCCGGATTACCATCAACTGCTGCATGGATGAACTCCGGCGCAAAAAGCGCATGTTTCCAGCCGAGAAGCTGGTGGAGGAAGCGGCGCAGGAAATGAAAAGCAACGAACGGATCGACCTGGAACGGGCGATGAATCGGATGAAGCCGCGATACCGGCATGCCGTGATCCTAAAATACTACCAGGACATGACAACCGCCCAAATTGCAAAGGTGCTGAAAAAACCCGAAGGCACGATCAAAACCTGGCTGCGCGAAGGACTGAGGCAGCTTCGGAATTATCTGTAGACATACGGGAGGCGAATGAAATGATAGAAAAAGAAGAACGCATTCTGCATCAGAATGCTCATGAAGTGAACCGGCACGCCGATACGTTCCAGGAAATGAAAATCTATAACGCTATGCGAGGTGGAATAATGCGGGGGAAGAAGCGCGAGAAGCGGCGCATCTATTCATATGGAGTGGGTGTGGCCATAGCCGCAGCGGCCGCAGTTCTGATTACGTTCTCTTTCATCGGATTACCGGCAAAGGAAGTTGCTGAACATTCAGTGCAAACGGCCAGCACTAAAAATTGGGACAATTTCAAAGAGTACCGCTTGAGCTACAGGTTAGATCCTTCACTTGCAAGCGCGCTGGAACAGAATCTCGTAAAGCCGGTTCGCCAGAGCGCGGAAAACAAAGGTTACC from Paenibacillus sophorae encodes:
- a CDS encoding RNA polymerase sigma factor; protein product: MVGNTMDEVRLEDFALMDEETFFERLYVEHRKMYVIAFSYLGTETDALEVVQEASCRAWMKRKKLKDEQSFTPWLIRITINCCMDELRRKKRMFPAEKLVEEAAQEMKSNERIDLERAMNRMKPRYRHAVILKYYQDMTTAQIAKVLKKPEGTIKTWLREGLRQLRNYL